A single region of the Pseudomonadota bacterium genome encodes:
- a CDS encoding copper oxidase translates to MDNSRRRLLTSASGILLASAVAFSPVSKHALAGLPEITSKDDAETNSSSDQHEGKYNPVVTLNGWTLPWRLNEGIKEFHLVAEPVVRELAPGFKAHLWGYNGQSPGPTIEVVEGDRVRLFVTNRLPERTSVHWHGQRLPNGMDGVSGLTQKAIEPGKTFVYEFMAKRPGTFMYHPHSDEMTQMAMGMMGSWVTHPKQTNPLITSVDRDFCFLLNAYDIEPGSYTPRVMTMTDFNIWTWNSRVFPGIDSLNVRLNDRVRIRIGNLTMTNHPIHLHGHEFEVTGTDGGATPKGSRWPEVTTDIAVGQMRQIEFVANEPGDWALHCHKSHHTMNAMGHEVPTMIGIDHRGVAEKISDLIPDYMVMGERGMGDMSEMEMPLPDNTIPMMTGPGPYGSLEMGGMFSVLKVREDQLPNDYSDPGWYQQPKDTQAVSINKLEEDAVRRSEPGQSLMSVIKDGRDSLEVKVRKPRKHNHS, encoded by the coding sequence ATGGACAACAGCAGGCGCAGACTTTTAACATCGGCTAGCGGGATCTTACTAGCGAGTGCGGTTGCTTTTAGTCCCGTTTCCAAGCACGCTCTGGCTGGGTTACCAGAAATTACAAGTAAGGATGACGCGGAAACAAACTCTTCATCAGATCAGCATGAGGGTAAATATAATCCCGTAGTTACACTAAACGGTTGGACTTTGCCTTGGCGGCTAAACGAGGGGATAAAAGAGTTTCATCTCGTGGCAGAGCCAGTCGTCAGGGAATTAGCCCCGGGGTTTAAGGCACATCTTTGGGGTTACAACGGACAGAGTCCTGGACCGACAATTGAGGTAGTGGAGGGAGATCGAGTTAGGCTGTTCGTTACGAATCGCTTACCAGAGCGAACCAGTGTGCATTGGCACGGACAGAGACTTCCAAACGGGATGGATGGTGTTAGTGGTTTAACTCAAAAGGCTATTGAACCTGGAAAAACTTTCGTATACGAGTTTATGGCAAAGCGACCAGGTACCTTTATGTATCATCCGCATTCGGATGAGATGACGCAGATGGCAATGGGAATGATGGGATCCTGGGTAACCCACCCGAAACAGACTAACCCATTAATTACTTCAGTCGATCGTGATTTTTGTTTTTTGCTAAATGCGTACGATATTGAGCCTGGGAGTTATACCCCAAGAGTTATGACAATGACGGATTTCAATATATGGACGTGGAATAGCAGAGTATTTCCGGGGATAGATTCATTGAATGTTCGATTAAACGACCGAGTACGTATAAGGATTGGAAATTTAACGATGACCAATCATCCGATACATTTGCATGGGCATGAATTTGAGGTTACGGGAACTGACGGTGGCGCAACCCCAAAGGGTTCTCGATGGCCTGAGGTGACAACGGATATCGCTGTTGGTCAGATGCGACAGATAGAGTTTGTTGCAAATGAGCCAGGCGATTGGGCCCTCCATTGTCACAAAAGCCATCATACGATGAACGCCATGGGACACGAGGTCCCGACAATGATTGGTATCGATCACCGAGGTGTAGCCGAGAAAATTAGTGATTTAATTCCCGACTATATGGTGATGGGTGAGCGCGGCATGGGGGACATGAGTGAAATGGAGATGCCACTTCCTGATAATACAATTCCAATGATGACTGGACCGGGACCATATGGTTCTTTAGAGATGGGAGGTATGTTCAGCGTTTTAAAAGTTAGGGAAGATCAGCTTCCTAACGATTATTCTGATCCTGGTTGGTACCAGCAGCCCAAGGATACCCAAGCTGTTTCCATTAATAAATTGGAGGAGGATGCGGTTCGCCGAAGCGAACCCGGACAGTCTTTGATGTCAGTGATTAAAGACGGTCGGGATTCTCTTGAAGTTAAAGTAAGAAAGCCTCGGAAGCATAATCATTCTTAA
- a CDS encoding copper-binding protein — protein MYKTNIKFLLAIFLSSFLSATNAGHHEGAHMEHDEVNHQQNSSSCADDSSCSMAHGVVLSLSKEVSKITLRHGEIPNIDMPPMTMVFTVEDSSLMQNLKEGDHVLFHVENIGGEYIIKDMIEDHH, from the coding sequence ATGTATAAAACAAATATTAAATTTTTACTAGCAATATTTTTATCATCTTTTCTAAGCGCCACGAACGCAGGTCACCATGAAGGCGCCCATATGGAACATGATGAAGTGAACCATCAACAAAACTCTTCATCATGTGCTGATGATAGTTCCTGTTCTATGGCGCATGGAGTTGTCTTGAGTCTAAGTAAAGAGGTTAGCAAGATAACATTACGGCATGGAGAAATTCCGAATATAGATATGCCACCGATGACAATGGTGTTTACTGTGGAAGATTCCTCATTGATGCAAAACCTAAAGGAAGGGGATCATGTTCTTTTTCATGTAGAGAATATTGGTGGCGAGTACATAATTAAAGATATGATTGAGGATCATCATTAA
- a CDS encoding lysophospholipid acyltransferase family protein produces MTRLFRFLAFLPLPWMQRVGAVLGWLVWGFSPTYRRHFKTQSAQAGYRWTQVRGAVGAAGCQILESFRVWFGASMPVTWDGLQHTTAAFAKGKGVLFFTPHLGCYEITAPALGAHFGQDHGPITVLYRPARQAWLRAFLSYARARPYLRAVPTNMHGVRQLLKALRCGQAVGLLPDQVPPEGMGIWSQMWARDAYTMTLGVRLAIQTQAEVVLVWGERLSRGQGYCIHLEPLGHALDPHVAQAVLQLNQAMERLIRQCPAQYLWGYGRFKQPRQESRV; encoded by the coding sequence ATGACCCGACTTTTTCGTTTTTTGGCTTTTCTGCCGCTGCCCTGGATGCAGCGTGTGGGAGCCGTTCTGGGCTGGCTGGTGTGGGGTTTCTCGCCCACCTACCGTCGTCATTTCAAAACCCAATCGGCTCAAGCTGGTTATCGCTGGACTCAGGTACGCGGCGCGGTGGGTGCTGCGGGTTGTCAAATCCTGGAGTCTTTTCGGGTTTGGTTTGGCGCATCTATGCCCGTCACTTGGGATGGCTTGCAACACACAACAGCCGCCTTCGCAAAAGGCAAGGGCGTCTTGTTCTTCACGCCGCATCTGGGTTGTTATGAAATCACTGCGCCCGCCTTAGGTGCGCATTTTGGCCAAGATCATGGCCCAATCACTGTGCTCTACCGACCAGCGCGTCAAGCCTGGTTACGGGCATTCTTAAGCTATGCGCGCGCGCGGCCATACCTGCGGGCTGTGCCCACCAACATGCACGGTGTGCGCCAGTTGCTCAAAGCACTGCGTTGCGGCCAAGCTGTGGGATTGTTACCCGATCAGGTTCCGCCCGAGGGCATGGGCATCTGGTCGCAAATGTGGGCGCGCGACGCCTACACCATGACCTTAGGCGTACGACTCGCTATACAAACCCAGGCGGAGGTGGTGCTTGTATGGGGCGAGCGTTTGTCTCGAGGTCAAGGCTACTGCATTCATTTGGAGCCTTTGGGGCATGCACTTGATCCCCACGTAGCGCAGGCTGTGCTGCAACTTAACCAGGCCATGGAGCGTTTGATCCGCCAGTGTCCTGCGCAATACCTCTGGGGTTACGGCCGCTTCAAACAACCACGCCAGGAAAGCCGAGTATGA